One window of Paenibacillus albicereus genomic DNA carries:
- a CDS encoding S8 family serine peptidase, with protein sequence MMVKKGYKINFVAAALAASLLLPGGAYASPAASSGSGLAESVSASAASQALLQSRLQQGLALSGAAPAPSLARGLASAGTTPALISPNLDTKSSARVKVILQLDGAAVAEAEFAARQGLAATSDAVTPEEVDAEQEALLAAARQRGLSLKVSYRYDTVLNGMEVELPANQIPLLALLPGVKSIHENLTYTAIPAETVSPTAISSECKCDIDPLEQLGVPAAWAAGLTGRGLKVGVIDTGVDYLHPDLAGAYKGGHDSYFNTDDPYEEIPNAATGNTGTTHGTHVSGTIVGRAAADADVVQKGVAYEAELHAYKVLGFNAETGRASGSSAQVIDGIERAVKDGMDVINLSLGADEVKDPFSPDSIAVNNAVLAGVVAVVANGNAADEGRYYYSMGSPASSQLAISVGAANSPSRHYEATVSATVYSRTVTDVAYGGLDYGLSAMGWRTGEEDFASIIGTGPVEAVYAGLGAESDYDGLDAEGKLVLVSRGSLAFVDKAAIAKAQGARALIIFNGLNAGAAANLSESIPGRDGFIGPVGFFGDSFRYLPTFDMEGAPGRELARIVLAHPGAAFTLQFGADYPLTVEPGDRMAGFSSRGPASDGRLGIKPDVIAPGVNILSTWPAYGKTNPDASYDEAYNRISGTSMASPHTAGLALLLRQQHPEWTPMDIRAALANTADTIYDETGTRYDVYSQGGGRADIAQAIRTPAVLQTVEPLQLLDGGLYPLDVTNFGSSYSFGVVPAGTAAPSAQLRVKNTSGSAVTYAASVELHPSVTSDPANPVETPDVSKLAVSLAGLAGGGVTAPAGGTASFSLNASVADDAAEGAYEGSVVLTAPGLPTLRLPFALHVGDSLPDNGFGIQDLTLSSPILSPDGDGVNDTIDASFTLHAERVNIIDLEVYDENDDFVGLLFLADAGIGSSFPAGRYTVSGLDEMYYDSYDEDGRPIYKKLPEGTYTLYVVATEVNASGQLANQYSTTKSMAVAYNKTELGLVANAKEAFQAKVVNTTAVGKPVLELPVRQGVSYAVTGSDRPELISADGVLAARPKTDDTVTLTVTIASAKVPTIRDAVQVPVALKGVPAELGDRALKGVLRPAQTKAQLKASVSADGLVTVTDADIAAALKGAKKPLALVVNGSWLEDGGAVRLSLSASQAAALAKAPLGSSIALNAGRAAAELPLYLLASLPKGAGAELAIRDAAGQAAAFAAARPGVTLLGAPVAFELGSVASPGSAPKPLPVPESAFARHAFVLDTGIDASKAGALYRHGSQALPAPSTFAANADGTTTVTVSHPGYAVYAAAKRTAAFTDIAASPYKSSIQRLADKLLIDGTSETKFSPKTRLTLAQFDDLISRAFGLPPLDGGTFADSVAASGAGAAFSPLNADARTIASGAGLLGGGAASASSTLGGLAGKWYTSVPVISREAAAGLIEQLLSAAKLI encoded by the coding sequence ATGATGGTCAAGAAAGGTTACAAAATCAACTTCGTCGCCGCCGCGCTGGCGGCCTCCCTGCTGCTGCCCGGCGGCGCATACGCCTCCCCCGCCGCCTCGTCAGGCAGCGGGCTGGCGGAATCCGTATCCGCCTCGGCCGCCTCGCAGGCGCTGCTCCAGAGCCGCTTGCAGCAAGGTCTGGCGCTGTCCGGCGCCGCTCCCGCCCCGTCGCTGGCGCGGGGACTCGCCTCGGCCGGCACGACGCCGGCGCTCATCTCGCCGAATCTCGATACGAAGTCCTCGGCCCGCGTCAAGGTCATCCTGCAGCTCGACGGAGCCGCGGTCGCCGAAGCCGAGTTCGCCGCCCGCCAAGGGCTGGCCGCGACGTCCGATGCGGTGACGCCGGAGGAGGTCGACGCCGAGCAGGAGGCGCTGCTCGCCGCCGCACGCCAGCGCGGCCTGTCGCTGAAGGTCAGCTACCGCTACGACACGGTGCTGAACGGCATGGAGGTCGAGCTGCCGGCGAATCAGATCCCGCTGCTCGCCCTGCTCCCGGGCGTCAAGTCGATCCATGAAAACCTGACGTACACCGCCATCCCGGCGGAGACCGTCTCGCCGACAGCGATTTCGTCCGAGTGCAAATGCGACATCGATCCGCTGGAGCAGCTCGGGGTTCCGGCCGCGTGGGCCGCAGGGCTGACGGGCCGAGGCCTCAAGGTCGGCGTCATCGACACCGGCGTGGATTACCTGCATCCGGATCTGGCCGGCGCGTACAAGGGCGGCCACGACTCGTATTTCAACACCGACGATCCCTACGAGGAAATCCCGAACGCCGCTACCGGCAACACGGGAACGACCCACGGCACGCATGTCTCCGGCACGATCGTCGGCCGCGCGGCAGCGGACGCGGATGTCGTGCAAAAGGGCGTCGCCTACGAGGCCGAGCTGCACGCCTACAAGGTGCTCGGCTTCAATGCCGAGACCGGCCGCGCGTCCGGCTCCTCGGCGCAAGTCATCGACGGCATCGAGCGCGCGGTGAAGGACGGCATGGACGTCATCAACCTGTCGCTCGGCGCCGACGAAGTCAAGGACCCGTTCTCCCCGGACTCGATCGCGGTCAACAACGCCGTGCTCGCCGGCGTCGTCGCCGTCGTCGCGAACGGCAACGCCGCGGACGAGGGCCGCTACTACTACTCGATGGGCTCCCCGGCTTCCAGCCAGCTCGCCATCTCCGTCGGCGCGGCGAACAGTCCGAGCCGCCACTACGAGGCGACCGTCAGCGCGACCGTCTACAGCCGCACCGTCACCGACGTCGCCTACGGCGGTCTCGACTACGGCCTGAGCGCGATGGGCTGGCGCACCGGCGAGGAGGACTTCGCCTCGATCATCGGCACGGGACCGGTCGAGGCGGTGTACGCGGGCCTCGGCGCGGAGAGCGACTACGACGGGCTCGATGCCGAGGGCAAGCTCGTGCTCGTCTCGCGCGGCTCGCTCGCCTTCGTCGACAAGGCCGCGATCGCCAAGGCGCAAGGCGCCCGGGCGCTGATTATCTTCAACGGGCTGAACGCCGGCGCCGCGGCGAACCTGAGCGAGTCGATCCCCGGACGGGACGGCTTCATCGGGCCGGTCGGCTTTTTCGGCGACAGCTTCCGCTACCTCCCGACGTTCGACATGGAAGGCGCACCGGGGCGCGAGCTCGCCCGCATCGTGCTGGCGCATCCGGGAGCGGCGTTCACGCTGCAATTCGGCGCCGACTATCCGCTCACGGTGGAGCCCGGAGACCGCATGGCGGGCTTCAGCTCGCGCGGTCCGGCCTCCGACGGCAGGCTCGGCATCAAGCCGGACGTCATCGCGCCAGGCGTGAACATCCTGTCCACCTGGCCCGCCTACGGCAAAACGAATCCGGACGCCTCCTACGACGAAGCGTACAACCGCATCAGCGGCACGAGCATGGCATCGCCGCATACGGCGGGCTTGGCGCTGCTGCTCCGCCAGCAGCATCCCGAGTGGACGCCGATGGACATCCGCGCCGCGCTCGCGAATACGGCGGACACGATTTATGACGAGACGGGCACGCGCTACGACGTCTACTCGCAGGGCGGAGGCCGCGCCGACATCGCCCAGGCGATCCGGACGCCGGCCGTGCTGCAGACGGTCGAGCCGCTCCAGCTGCTGGACGGCGGCCTCTATCCGCTCGACGTGACGAACTTCGGCAGCAGCTACAGCTTCGGCGTCGTACCGGCCGGCACGGCCGCGCCTTCGGCCCAGCTGCGCGTCAAGAACACCTCCGGCTCGGCGGTGACGTACGCCGCCTCGGTCGAGCTGCATCCGTCCGTCACCTCCGATCCGGCGAACCCGGTCGAGACGCCGGACGTGTCCAAGCTGGCCGTCTCGCTGGCCGGACTTGCCGGCGGGGGCGTGACCGCTCCGGCCGGAGGCACGGCGAGCTTCTCGCTGAACGCCTCCGTCGCCGACGATGCGGCCGAGGGCGCCTATGAAGGCTCCGTCGTGCTGACGGCTCCCGGCCTGCCGACGCTGCGCCTGCCGTTCGCCCTGCATGTCGGGGACTCGCTGCCGGACAACGGCTTCGGCATCCAGGACCTGACGCTGTCGAGCCCGATTCTCTCGCCGGACGGCGACGGCGTGAACGACACGATCGACGCGAGCTTTACGCTGCATGCGGAGCGCGTCAACATCATCGATCTGGAAGTCTATGATGAGAACGACGATTTCGTCGGCCTGCTGTTCCTCGCCGATGCGGGCATCGGCAGCTCGTTCCCCGCCGGCCGGTACACGGTGAGCGGCCTGGACGAGATGTACTATGATAGCTACGACGAGGACGGCCGGCCGATCTACAAGAAGCTGCCGGAAGGAACCTATACCCTCTACGTCGTCGCCACCGAAGTGAACGCGAGCGGCCAGCTCGCGAACCAATACTCCACGACCAAGTCGATGGCCGTCGCCTACAACAAGACGGAGCTCGGCCTCGTCGCGAACGCCAAGGAGGCGTTCCAGGCCAAGGTCGTCAACACGACGGCCGTCGGCAAGCCGGTGCTGGAGCTGCCGGTCCGCCAAGGCGTCTCGTACGCGGTGACGGGCAGCGACCGGCCGGAGCTGATCTCGGCGGACGGCGTGCTGGCCGCCCGTCCCAAGACGGACGACACCGTGACGCTGACCGTCACGATCGCCTCGGCCAAAGTGCCGACGATCCGCGACGCCGTCCAGGTGCCGGTCGCGCTGAAGGGCGTGCCGGCCGAGCTCGGCGACCGGGCGCTCAAGGGCGTGCTGCGCCCGGCGCAGACGAAGGCGCAGCTGAAAGCCTCCGTCTCCGCTGACGGCCTCGTCACCGTGACGGACGCCGATATCGCCGCCGCGCTCAAGGGCGCGAAAAAGCCTCTGGCGCTCGTCGTCAACGGCTCCTGGCTGGAGGACGGCGGAGCGGTGCGCCTGTCGCTCAGCGCCTCCCAGGCGGCGGCGCTCGCCAAAGCTCCGCTCGGCAGCTCGATCGCGCTGAACGCGGGCCGGGCGGCCGCCGAGCTGCCGCTGTACCTGCTCGCCTCGCTGCCCAAGGGCGCCGGCGCCGAGCTCGCCATCCGCGACGCAGCCGGCCAGGCCGCCGCATTCGCGGCCGCTCGCCCGGGCGTGACGCTGCTCGGCGCGCCGGTGGCGTTCGAGCTCGGCTCGGTCGCCAGCCCCGGCTCGGCGCCGAAGCCGCTGCCGGTTCCGGAGAGCGCGTTCGCTCGGCACGCTTTCGTGCTCGATACCGGCATCGACGCCTCCAAGGCCGGCGCGCTGTATCGGCACGGCAGCCAGGCGCTGCCGGCGCCGTCCACGTTCGCGGCGAACGCGGACGGGACGACGACCGTCACCGTCTCGCATCCCGGCTATGCCGTCTATGCGGCCGCCAAGCGGACGGCCGCCTTCACCGACATCGCGGCCTCGCCGTACAAGTCCAGCATCCAGCGGCTGGCCGACAAGCTGCTGATCGACGGCACGTCGGAGACGAAGTTCTCGCCCAAGACGCGCCTGACGCTCGCCCAGTTCGACGACCTGATCAGCCGCGCGTTCGGCTTGCCGCCTCTGGACGGCGGCACGTTCGCCGATTCCGTCGCTGCAAGCGGCGCCGGAGCGGCGTTCTCGCCGCTGAACGCGGACGCCCGGACGATTGCCTCCGGCGCGGGCCTGCTCGGCGGCGGAGCGGCGTCCGCGAGCTCCACCCTTGGCGGGCTGGCCGGCAAGTGGTACACGAGCGTGCCGGTCATCAGCCGCGAGGCGGCCGCCGGCTTGATCGAGCAGCTGCTGAGCGCCGCGAAGCTGATCTGA